A window of the Cannabis sativa cultivar Pink pepper isolate KNU-18-1 chromosome X, ASM2916894v1, whole genome shotgun sequence genome harbors these coding sequences:
- the LOC115725164 gene encoding uncharacterized protein LOC115725164, translating into MAMRKKVNTKLVQNGPILSKQRQEFLQMEFIAADVKEALFDIPGSKAPGPDGFSSYFFQDNWEIIKEDVTEAILSFLHSGRLLKELNSTSLTLIPKVKCPKSVSDFRPVACCNVATKMLCKRLRTVLPELVAQNQSSFIQGRYIAYNIMVCQDLVKHYGRKNVRPNCMIKLDLRKAYDTLEWDFIEEMMVAMKFPPKFIQILMVGKKIDFKFHDRCLDMELNHLYFADDVLIFCHSDFKSIYYLLQGMKLFSMSSGLYPNELKSALYRCGMKEDEVQRVIDASGFARSILPFKYLGIPICARRLTAVECGTIIEKMAWLINGLGQVSWDRLCKSKAAGGLGLRNTIKWNEAALGKYVWAIATKQDNLWVKWEKVKWFREVWNSYNIPKHRIILWLAVQNRLQTRTRVAKMKICQETSCLLCKSEIETAGHLFFQCTFSNRNVCFWNSKMQTVESCAQLVMKGVKQREQIFVDTKITKEEKE; encoded by the exons ATGGCAATGAGGAAAAAAGTGAACACAAAACTTGTGCAAAATGGCCCTATACTTTCAAAGCAAAGACAGGAGTTCTTACAGATGGAATTTATAGCTGCAGATGTTAAGGAGGCTTTATTCGATATTCCTGGAAGCAAAGCGCCTGGACCGGATGGTTTTAGCAGCTATTTCTTCCAAGATAATTGGGAGATCATTAAAGAGGATGTTACAGAGGCTATACTCTCTTTTCTGCATTCAGGAAGACTTTTGAAAGAGCTGAACTCTACGTCTCTTACCCTCATTCCCAAAGTGAAGTGCCCGAAGAGTGTTAGTGATTTCAGACCAGTTGCTTGTTGCAACGTGGCAACAAAGATGCTATGCAAGAGATTGAGAACAGTCCTACCAGAATTAGTGGCTCAGAATCAAAGTAGCTTTATACAAGGGAGATATATAGCTTATAACATAATGGTTTGCCAAGACTTAGTGAAGCATTATGGAAGGAAAAATGTAAGGCCGAATTGCATGATTAAGTTGGATTTGAGGAAGGCATACGACACACTGGAATGGGATTTCATAGAAGAAATGATGGTTGCAATGAAATTCCCACcgaaattcatccaaatcttgATG GTAGGAAAGAAAATAGATTTTAAATTCCATGACAGGTGTTTGGATATGGAGCTCAACCATCTTTATTTTGCGGATGATGTGCTGATCTTTTGCCACAGTGATTTTAAATCTATCTATTATCTACTTCAAGGCATGAAACTCTTTTCTATGTCATCTGGATTGTATCCAAATGAACTGAAATCTGCATTGTACCGTTGTGGGATGAAAGAAGATGAAGTTCAAAGAGTAATAGATGCATCGGGGTTTGCTCGGAGTATTCTACCATTCAAATATCTGGGGATTCCAATCTGTGCAAGAAGATTAACAGCAGTGGAATGTGGCACTATAATTGAGAAGATG GCATGGCTGATTAATGGTCTTGGGCAAGTATCATGGGACCGATTGTGCAAATCAAAAGCAGCAGGGGGTTTGGGTCTGAGGAATACTATCAAATGGAATGAAGCAGCCTTGGGAAAATATGTTTGGGCCATTGCCACCAAACAAGACAACTTATGGGTGAAGTGG GAAAAGGTCAAATGGTTCAGGGAAGTTTGGAATAGCTATAATATACCAAAACATAGGATTATATTATGGTTGGCTGTTCAAAACCGCCTCCAAACCAGGACTAGAGTAGCCAAAATGAAAATTTGTCAAGAAACTTCTTGCCTCCTCTGTAAATCTGAGATTGAAACAGCTGGGCATCTCTTTTTTCAATGTACATTTAGTAACAG GAATGTCTGCTTTTGGAATAGCAAGATGCAAACTGTTGAGAGTTGTGCACAACTAGTTATGAAAGGAGTGAAGCAAAGAGAACAAATTTTTGTAGATACAAAGATTACAAAGGAAGAAAAGGAATAG